Within Vicia villosa cultivar HV-30 ecotype Madison, WI linkage group LG1, Vvil1.0, whole genome shotgun sequence, the genomic segment TAAATTGGGGTTTGATACCCAAGAGCCCACTATGAATCCACGATGATGTCAATAATGGGTATTTAGTCCATATCATTTTGACATCAACCTACTAGCCTCGCTAACTAACTAACTACTGTAACTAGTTAGGTGTGAAATAGCAGCATGCAATTGGAGTTGAATAATTATGAAAATACTCGATCTTTACATTAGTAATGTGTGGCTATTCACTATTCAGTGGTTTTAATTTTATTAGTCATCTTTTAATTTTAGAACTCTGGCTGGAAACTAAAGTTATACGTACAATACATTAAAGTAAATACTATGCATTGTTACTCACCTCTATTTATagtactatattttttttttatattagacCTGATGCTAAGCACCACAATGTATTAGGCACATACATGGAGTATATATAATAATCTGACATATTCAATCTACTTTTACACTGTAACAGTACAAGTAACGAAGAACCGTGATTGTTCAAAGTCAAACTTGTAGACATTTTTCCATGCAATACAGAACtacattaaaatatatatttaatataattggaaCGATAATGTAGGgtctttattttatgatttattgGGACATAACCTGTTGATTTGTAAGACTCTCCTGCAAAAAATAGCTACTGAGATGTCAACATCTGAGCCAAACCTCACCCAAATTAAATACTAGCAAGACCCAACTTTTGTTACATAGCAACAACAAGCCCTAAATTTgatcatatatatacatataaatggAATGGAAATTTGGTGCCAACATTTAATGAAATTAAACCCATAATTGGAATCAAATGCAAACCTAAACCAACCACTTCAATTACACTTTTTAATTATTGGTTTTATCGGTCACAGAGacatttatttcaatttatttaatcatCATGTATCCATGCATATAAGATATTGACACATACATGAAGGAAAATGAAAGTTCTCAACAAATTGCAGATAAATAATCTATAATTcagaaaagaaattaattaatataaataaaacagtACAAAAGTAATTAGAAAGAACAACATGTTCGAGTTATTATTATCACTTCACATATACACGTGCATTTTGCTTCTTGCTGAAGGGCAATTTGGTACTTTCACGAGATCCTCTCTACTCTAACACTGTCCCTGAGAATTTCTAGATCTGCAAATCTGCGCCGTTATTCCAAACCTTTCCATTTTAGGTTTCAATTCTTTTGCTATCAAAGCAACAACAGCAAGAAGGATGAGAGAACGATTGGATTGAAGAAAGAGCGAGAGGGAGCAGGCGCGGCGGAGGGTGGCGGAGGACTGTAGTAGTAAAACGGAAAATAAGGAACTATCGGATTAGGTGGCGGCGGTGCCGGACCATAGTATCTGTTGCTAGGCGGAGGATAATAATAGTAAGTTCCTCCTCCGCCGCTGCCGCTGCTggatgacggaggaggtggagaTGAGTAAGTGTATGAGTTAGATGGTGGAGGTGGAGAGTAATAGTATGATGAGCTTCCACTTCCACTACCACCGGAAGAGGAAGGTGGAGTCGGAGTAGGAGGGGGAGGGCAGTTGTTTGTGGATGAAGATGGCGGAGGTGACGGCGGTGGTGGAGATGGAACTTGGTTGCATGGATTATCACAAGAAGTACACATTGTGCACTGGATCTGTTCCTTGGAGGTGATTTTGAGATGGTGATCTACTGCATCGGTTGATGATAAATGAAAATACACATTGATGAGTATTAACATCGCTCTTATGAAAAGTTGTATTGTTTTCATAGTTGATTTGGAAGATAGAAACCAATGAGAGATGAGAGTATATGGTAAGGGAAAGTGTGGAGTTTGaagtgttgtggagaaaagaaaaagaaagtggGGTGAATGAGTGTAAGAGGAGAAAGGTTGGCTTGTGACTAGGACTTTTTCTTTTCTAAGCTAGAATGCACTACCTTTTTATTCATGCgactttctttatttttatattgttaattctttaattaatttaaacaatGAGAAACAAGATACTAAAGTAAATACAACGGCCTTAGAGCATGATTATCGGGTTGGTATGAGAGTTGCTACAAAAAATTTAATGAATAGTTTACTTGTATTGCCGTTTTTAAATTAGATGATGTGCTTAAGCTAAAACACCTTTCTTAATATAGCACATGGGAGTTAGGATAAAGAAATGATGAGTAACCCTGCTAAAGTTTGCGCTTTGAAACCAAGAAAATCACGTCGAACAAGAGGATTTTCTAGCTCGCAGTACCAAGAAACTCAGAGAAATAAAGATGATATACAACTCACACACGAGTCTTAATGCAAGTTGCTGGTATTGGTAGAGAAGAAAGTCTATTCTTCAAACAGATAGTGACAGGGGAAACGTCTAGTGCAAGAAAGACAGAGGAAGACCAACAGATtaacatggaggaagaagaagacattGGGATGGGTCTTCAAATTGCGAAAAAGAAGTATTGTGAATATGAATGCCCTGAATTCATTTTAACCAAAGAAGAAGAGGCAAGAATCGCACAACCTTGGAAGTAAGGAGTCATTGTGAAAATGTTGGGGAGAAGGATTGGTTTCAAGGCATTGGAAAAACGACTCAATCAGCTATGGACGCAACATGCCTAAACATTGTGGATCTTGGGCATGATTACTACCTAATCCCACTCACATGCAAAGAAGATCACCAAACAACACTATAAGAAGGGTTTTGGCTCATATATGATCACTATTTGACAGTGCATGAATGGAGTCATAACTTCATTCCGTCGAGTGGTACCATTGAACAACTTGTTGTCTGGGTTCGTATCACTGGATTACCGATTGAGTATTACAATCATTGTATGCTCTCATTTATTGGCAACCGTATGGGGAAGATAGTTAAAGTTGATAAAAACACCTTGTCTAGAGAAAGAGGAAAGTATGCGAGGTTGTGCACCCAAGTTTAATTAACGAAGCCTCTGTTGGCAATGTTTGAGATCAAAGGGAGGCACTATAAAGTGGAATATGAAGGGATGTATTTGCTCTGGTTGCTTGTGGTCGCATTGGGCATTATGCCGAAGGTTGCTCAGAGAGAAGTGAACATGTGAATAAGAATGGGACGGCGAATAACAATAAAATGACGGCAAAAAACAAAGAAGAGGGCCTCAATGAAGGACCATAAAAGGTGGTCCAAAAAACTAGAAAACCGAGGAAAAATGATTATGGATTTATAAGTAAACAAGGTGGAGGGTAGACAAACAAAGGGGGAGCTTCGACGGCAGCGGGCTCCAGATTTCAAGTGTTAACGAAGGAGCTGGAGAACAAAGGCGATGAAAGAACTATTGATGTTACCACAGTGCAACACATGAGGGAAGAAGTTGAGATTCAAACTGACGCAGTAACGACGAGCAAGGAGGTTATTGCAACAACTGACACgaagaaaaagtgaaaagaaaagaatcaCATGCAGCATCTTGACATGGGATCACGTAGAGTTACTAAAGATCGAATCAGAGGTGGAACACATGGAAAAGGTAAAAAATACCTGGAAAAAATCCTGCAAGAATCTAAGGTCGATGAGCTTATTTGAGATttaaaaatcaatgaaccaaacaCACCAGGGGTGGGCCATACATCTGTAATGTCTATTTCTGCTGGGTCGAATGAAGTTTTGGGCACCATGTCTGATAAACTTAGCCCAAAAACCTTAAGGGCCCAAGGAGCGTCCAAACCTGGGAGTGGTGGCAAAGGGGATCAAATGAATTCCCTAACCTTTGATGTTGTGATTATCGAGATCAAGAAGAACATCACCATAGATGCTGCAGATTCACCACCTCTCATTTTGTACGATGCTGATGAAGTTGATATGGTTTTGGTTAAAGGTACACCGAGTCAATGGCATGGAGTGGATCCGAACTTTGAATCATTCTTATGATTAGTGAACAACCTAAAATCTTTATGTGGAATTGTAGAGGATTTGCGAATACTGCCTTCACTCGAGTCTGTCAAAATCATGTGAAGATTGCACAGCCTGATATTTTATGGTTACGAGTTTGTTAATAATAGGTGGTATGAGGATGGTATTGCTTTAGCCTGGAAGAAGGATAAAATTGAGATTATAGTCATTCAAAAATACTTTCAATTCATTCATTCTATCATCAAGGTTGAAGATGGTACTACTTAGTTTTTCACCACTATGTATGCTAGCCCTAGAGAAGAGAATAAAAATGAGTTATGGGAGGCGCTTcatgtaacgccccaaatttaattaattgatcaattaaacTAATTAATGATTCAATTGATGGGAATTTTCGAATTTGGAAATTTATCGGAATTAATTTAAGTGAAAAGTCGAATTATTATACTACTCGAGCGGTTAAGTGGAAAGTCGAATTAAATTggtcggtttaatcggagaaataatattaggaatgatattattattttggaataattatttaatcaagTGTGATTGGTTGGTATTAGTAAAATGGAGGTGTGATTGTAGGCCTAATAAGAGGAATACTGTTATTTGGTTATATTtgataaaaagagaaaaattgaGGTATTAGTAATTGTTAGCGGAAAGTGGCTATCAGAAGCAAGGGTTTTGGAGAATAGGTTTCCGTGAAGAAGAGAAGGAAAAAGAGATATGGGATCTGCGCCGGAAAGGAGAAAATGGAAGAAGTTTGCGAAGCCGGAAGCTTGGAATTCGACCAGAAATTGAGAGCGGTCTCCaattcaaggtaagggtggggttcgatctCTATAACCGGGAATATGATAAACCGTATGTGGGGTTTGGAATCATGAATTTTATCTCTATGTGTATATGATTTTGGTGTTTCTGTATGTGATTGTTTTTGGAAATTTGTCTTAGGTATATTAATTACTGATTGGCTCCATTGATTGAATTATTTATGCATATGGTGATGTATGAATAAGAATTGTGATGGTTTAATTGAATCGATGATAAACTAATTGAATTATGGTAATATCAACACTAATTTGTTTGAGTTGTTATTAACAATCAACGATGAAGATATTCTGGAAAAGCGGCTGAATTAGAAGAATAGGAGCGaggttgaagaagaaggaagTAAGGGACGGGGACCACCCACTAAGGGGCGGGGGGCCCATAGGAAAAAGATGGTGGCGGTGGGGCCTAAGCATTAAGGGTGGACGCCCCACTTCTATGGGATGGGCGCCATAAAACTAAGAACGTGGGCCACCAACGTTCattccaaatcttcattttttctaaGTACCTGTAGGTAATAACtgtaggtaataattagtgtaaTTTCCAGTAATCTCATCCTAACTAAATTCAGTAGCAATAAGGTAGGTAGCAGTGGCAAAGTCACATGAAATTGATGCAGTAATAGAAGCTGGATTAGCAGAGCTGTAATTATAGCTGAGTTGTGTTATGGTTATTAGCAACTGGTTAAAGGGGTTTATTTGAAGTATCATTTTAAGTTTAAATGGCAGGATAAAAATATGATAGCAGAAACTATATAAACAATAAGAGGCAGTAAACCAGTAGTAAGAAATAAATCAGTGTAGTAGGGACTGGCTTTGTAGCAACTGTAAGTCGTAATAATCAAGGCTTGGGGATGATAATAAGAATCGATGAAAACAATACCACATATGTGTATTAAAGGGTTTATCTGATGAAATAATTAACAGGTTTAGGACGAGAATTATTCGAATAATTACGGAATGTGTATAGGTTACTTTGGGTCGaattgatgtgttaaataattattgaaaatatatgaattgtcgtataattaattgtattgatcTGTTGTGATGTTTGTGTCGTTGTTGATGTATTGTTGTGATGTTTTGCTTTTGTTGTTGTTCTGTTGCTGATTTTGTTGTCGTGTCGTGCTGATATGAAGTTGTAGGCCAATGGCCAGTGACGTTGTGGTGTTATTATTCTGTTAACCTTGTGATGCGCAGAAAATTTAGTGACGATGTGTTACCTCTAATTATTGGTAACAATGGTGATATAGGCTTATACCTTTGTGATGAATGATTAATGTTGTGATATGATGTTGCATGCGTCGAGtcacatgcattgcatatttTTGTGACAGCCTGGATtgacaaattagtgacgaaggcttatgcctgttttgatgtgCCTCTAATAACTGGCAATTCGCGATGGGGGTTGAAgctctgggtaccacatgcatgtgcattgttaGTGTCGCATCTTGTTTTGCATAAGTGTAATTTAATTGTGAAGTGTTGTGACGTGATTTTATGAATGTATATGATGTATTGTGACTTGAATTATGATGTGAATTACTTGTTGGATAATATGATGTGAATTGCGATGTTATTACTGTGAAGTGATGATTTTATAACATTCGAACTCTAAtgcatattgtttatcatactcCTGTttatatggttcgatatctcacccATTCTTTTTGAATGTTACTCCTATGTTAGTAACGTGCAGGTTAAGAAGATTAGTGCATCTGCGGGATAGCTTGGGAGATGTTAATCTTTCATTGCTTCTGTTGAGTCGGGTCttactctgatatgtaacactcgaGAAGGGATGAATGTTTAGTCGTTGTGTATTGATGTATACATTGTTTTGATAATATGAAGTTTAATATTTATAAAGTACACTTTAGGTCATCTGAATATCAGTGTTATATATCTGTTTAATTAAAATGGGAAGTTATTTTGTGATGTTTGATTTAATGTGACGTGTGACATCCtaatttgatatttataaattggAAAAGAACTACTCTGATTTTCTTAATATTCTACGGGGTAAATTGAGGTCTTACACTTCAACTGATTCCTCTTTCCATGAATCGAGCTTGGATACTGGGCGAAGAATTCAATGATGTCATGGATTCTAGAGAGAAAATAGGTGGTATCCCTGCTTCAACTTGCAAATGTAATATGTTTCAAAGCATAATTGATGCTTGCAACCTTATGGACATAAGAGCTACACGTTCACTTGGATGGTGCAAATTACTCATGGAGGAACTCGTGTATATGAAAAAATCGACAAAATTGTTTGTAATCATACAAGGAGGATACTCTTCCCTGATGCCAACTTAAAAGTTCTCACTCAAGTGGATTTCTCTGATCACCACCCTATTCTTGTTACCATCAACAGAAGCTTGAGAAGCACTTTAGTCAAGCCCTTCAAATTTgaatgtgcctggatgcttgaAGATAGATATGAGACTATGCTTGATAAGGTttggtgtgaagaggatggatTAGTGGCAAATATTACCAATTTGTGTCATCAAATTAGTGAGTGTAAGATGCAAATTGTCAATAACCTTATCAGCAAAAAGAggcattttataatgagaattGTAGGCATCCAAAAAGTTATTCAAGAAGTTAGAGGGCATGGTGGATTAAAGAGGATGGAAAAGACATCAATAGGAGTTGCTTAATACCTTGCACCTAGAAGAGCTTGTTTGGTTTCAAAGATCTAAAGCCAAATGGCTTGTTGATGGTGATAGAAACAATAGATTCTACCACATGAAAGCAATTCAAAGACGAGGGAGGAAAAACATTACTATGATAAAATATTCTCATGGAAATTGGATTGACAACCCTACTACTAATGAAAAAGCTCTCTAGGGATAATTTTCAACAGCTTTATATTGAAGACTTTTGCATCGACCCTTGGCGTGCCACCAATTGCACCTTTCCCCAACTAGATGACAAGATGCAACATATTTGTAACCTTGTAAGAAATTGCATGCAtcacaaattaaaaaaacaaagatATGAGAAATTTACCAAATGTGAGAGAAGAATGTGTTTATCTTGAATGGAGAGAAATAGAAGTTTGAAGATGCTAAGTTTGAATAAACATAAGTATAACTTGAGAGAAAGATTGGAACAATGTTGGAGCAGGAGTAAACACTAATGAGAGCTCCGTTCTTCACTGGTTTATTTGGTTTCAAATGTAAggaaaagaagaggaaaaaaaaCAATATTGCTTAAATGAATGCGTATGAATTTCAATATCCGTAAGATGTTAGTcctaaatttgaattttgaaagctagacatcttttcaacttttatttggttgtggttCTAAGGTTGGGCTTGTTGTGGTGTGTTCGAATTTCAATATCCGTAAATTGTTAATCCGGAGCTTAAAatccaaatatatttttttacttgTATTTGGTGTGTGGTTTGATGCGTCTGGATTCTAAAATCCATAATTTGAGAGTATTTATGAAATTTCGTCAAGGTGAGTAAGTAAATCATGAGGTGCGATGAACActgttcattttttttcttttatatatacaaTAGTGCTCCCAAGATAATTGGGCCGATGCTATGGCCCAATAGCCCAATAATGCAAAGCAAAATTGTTTATCCATTGGGGCATTAGCAACCAATTAGAAGACATAAAAGCAAGTCAACAACAACTCAAAAGCTCCCTCCTCTCTACGGCATCCAGCATTTCAAATTTCAATCACAAATTTATAGAGCTGTTGAGGACCGTTTCAAAAAAAAGTTGATAACCAACAAAACAAGTtttatagtaataataaaaaaaaacacaaatcctTTTTCAAGTCTTTAcacataaaaccaaatcaaataaataataatcttTAAAGATTTTATAAATGGAACGGCACGAAATTGAACCCAGCAAACATGCCCTGTTCTCTGAATTAATCAACTAATCACACAcggcataaataaataaataaatcataacaCGTTCTAAAATTACAGCTTCTTTTAAGCTGGATGACCCTTTCCATTTCTTAAACGCGTTTAAGCATTATTATTCATTTACCTTTCAGAAAAAATAAATCATTTCcaatctcactttaattaaaaataaacaaatcaaatacaaaatttattaaataaataaataaataaatactatatATATTTAGTTTATCTCTTATTTTTCAAATTTCGAATTTCAAGCAAACGAATCCCAAACAGACACAACAACGATGATCTCGCAACTACGGAGTCACTACTGTTTTTTCAGCATCGTCGTTTTAGCAACAATCCTACTTGCAACGACGTCGTTTACCGATGCTCAAACCTGCAACGGCATACTCGTTTCGTACTCCGCCGGAACCGGAGTACGCCTCCCACCGAACGTCACCGATCCTAAGAAACAACCGTACCGATTCGAATCGACGTTGACTGTGCTCAACAGCGGTCTCGATGAGCTCAAGTCATGGAAGGTCTTCGTCGGATTTCGGCACGACGAGTTTTTGGTTTCTGCTTCCGGCGCCGTCCTCGCTGACGGCACCACTCTCCCTGCCGCCGTCGGGAATGGTACTGTCTTCGCTGGATATCCAATGACCGATCTCAAGACTGCTGTTGAAACTGCTGGGGATTTGACTCAGATGGAGGCGCGGATCGATCTTATCGGTACCGTGTTTGGAGTGGCGCCGCCTAGTGTTCCTTTGCCGTCCTCCATCAACCTCGCCAATGATGGTTTCATCTGCGGTAAAGCCACCGGTCAAGGTAGTTTCCTTTTTTCTTGAAATTATTTATCTAGGTTAAATTTTGGATTACAATTTTTATGATCTAAGATTTGATTTTAGTTCTGACACTTGCGACTACGTttaattttttcacttttttcactttttaaaattattatcggTGTCGCCATGTCAGTGTCGGGACCTTATTGAGGTCTCCATGTTTCATAGGTTATAAGTGCTTAATTGAGGTTTTTATCTTTTGTTAGGGAAGAATGGGACTAATGTGTGTTGTACAAGAGATCCAAAGTTCAAAACAAACATTACTACAGATGAGAAGTTTCTGCCTCGTCAAGATGGTGATCTTACTATTATGTATGATGTGATAAGATCTTATGATTCGAATTATTGGGCCGAGGTTACTATTTCGAACCATAATCCTCTTGGAAGGCTTGATAATTGGAATTTGAATTGGGATTGGATGAATGATGAGTTTATTTTTACGATGAAAGGTGCTTATCCGTCTGTTGTGGATGCTTCTGATTGTATTTTCGGTAAGCAGGGTACATTTTACAAGGATCTTGATTTTGCGACTGTTTTGAATTGTCAGAGGAGGCCTACGATTATTGATCTTCCTCCTACTAAGTTCAATGATACCGATCTTGGGAAGATTCCGTCTTGTTGTCGGAATGGTACCATATTGCCGCAGTCTATGGATCCTAGCAAGTCGATTTCGAGATTCCAAATGCAAGTGTATAAGATGCCGCCGGTGCTTAACCGATCAGAGCTTTCTCCGCCGCAGAACTGGAAGATTAGTGGTTCGCTTAATCCTGACTATAAATGCGGTCCTCCGATTCGTGTTAGCCCTACTGCGAATCCAGATCCGACAGGGTTGCCGTTGAACAAAACTGTAATGGCGAGTTGGCAGGTTGTGTGTAACATAACAACAGCCAAGGGGACGTCAAATAAATGCTGTGTCTCGTTTTCAGCTTATTACAATGAATCAGTTATTCCATGCAAAACGTGTGCATGTGGATGCGCCAAAAATGTGGGAAATACTTGTAGTACGACTGCACCTGCTATGTGGCTTCCGTCGGACGCACTACTTGTTCCTTTCGACAACCGAACTGCCAAGGCTAAGGCATGGGCGAGTCTGAAACATCTACCAGTGCCAGATCCAATGCCTTGCAGTGAT encodes:
- the LOC131602542 gene encoding extensin-like, with the protein product MKTIQLFIRAMLILINVYFHLSSTDAVDHHLKITSKEQIQCTMCTSCDNPCNQVPSPPPPSPPPSSSTNNCPPPPTPTPPSSSGGSGSGSSSYYYSPPPPSNSYTYSSPPPPSSSSGSGGGGTYYYYPPPSNRYYGPAPPPPNPIVPYFPFYYYSPPPPSAAPAPSRSFFNPIVLSSFLLLLL
- the LOC131631114 gene encoding COBRA-like protein 7, with product MISQLRSHYCFFSIVVLATILLATTSFTDAQTCNGILVSYSAGTGVRLPPNVTDPKKQPYRFESTLTVLNSGLDELKSWKVFVGFRHDEFLVSASGAVLADGTTLPAAVGNGTVFAGYPMTDLKTAVETAGDLTQMEARIDLIGTVFGVAPPSVPLPSSINLANDGFICGKATGQGKNGTNVCCTRDPKFKTNITTDEKFLPRQDGDLTIMYDVIRSYDSNYWAEVTISNHNPLGRLDNWNLNWDWMNDEFIFTMKGAYPSVVDASDCIFGKQGTFYKDLDFATVLNCQRRPTIIDLPPTKFNDTDLGKIPSCCRNGTILPQSMDPSKSISRFQMQVYKMPPVLNRSELSPPQNWKISGSLNPDYKCGPPIRVSPTANPDPTGLPLNKTVMASWQVVCNITTAKGTSNKCCVSFSAYYNESVIPCKTCACGCAKNVGNTCSTTAPAMWLPSDALLVPFDNRTAKAKAWASLKHLPVPDPMPCSDNCGVSINWHLLTDYNKGWSARVTLFNWGDTNFADWFAAVQMDKATAGFEKMYSFNASAIEINGRNNTIIMQGLEGLNYLVGETDGADPRRDPRVPGKQQSVMSFTKKTTPGISVVHGDGFPTKVFFNGEECSLPSVFPTSSASRKEFSFATLMLLPLLLAVFMW